In Scheffersomyces stipitis CBS 6054 chromosome 7, complete sequence, the DNA window TCTCTCATTTGTTTGACGAGATCAATTAATACTTGTCCCGAGTGACATTCTACTGATTGACAGCCTACCGAGGCTGATATCTACTTGTCCCGAGCGACTGCTTCTTATTGACGGCCCCCTTGGCTGCTCTCCACTTGTCCCGTGCGACATCTTACTTATTAACagccctctggctgatctccTCATGTCCCGAGCGACATCTTACTTATTGACagccctctggctgatctccactTGTCCCGTGCGACATCCTACTTATTAACAGCCCACTGGCTGATCTCCTCATGTCCCGAGCGACATCTTACTTATTGACagccctctggctgatctccactTGTCCCGTGCGACATCCTACTTATTAACAGCCCActggctgatctccactTGTCCCGAGCGACATCTTACTTATTGACagccctctggctgatctccactTGTCCCGTGCGACATCCTACTTATTAACagccctctggctgattCTACTGGTCCCGAACGACTACTTCTTATTGACGGCCCTCTTGCCTGATCTCTACTAGTCCCGAGCGACATCATACTTCTGAACGGCCCTCTGGCTGCTCTCTACTAGTCCCGAGCGACTACTTCTTATGGACGGCCCTCTTGGCGGATCTCTATTTGTCGCGAACGACATCTTACTTATTAACAGCCTGCCGAGGCTGCTTCCTTCTGGTCCCGAGTGACTACCTACTGCCCACTATCTTGGCTGATTCCTTCTGGTCCTGAGTAACTAGTTTTTGACAATCCACTGACTGATTCTCGTTAGTCCTGTGTGAATAGTTGCTATTGTTAGTCACTTGTGACTATGCTGCTAGTACTGTAGGACCATTTACTGTGGGTGACGAGTAATTACTTCCTGTCAGCTCTATGTGACCATTTGCAGTGGTCGTTCCCATCTGTTTACTGCAAGCTCATAATGGTTACTTGCTTTCGGTCTGTTATTACTACTTACTATTATTCCTTTGCGACTAGTTATAGAAGACTGCCACTATTTATTGATGCTAGTCTTCTATAACTATATCATCTGATATGAGAGATCCCCGAGTGTTCTCCTATTATTTATTGCTGAGCCTGCCGTGGCTCCCTACTGTAGTCCGTTACGACTACCTCTCGTCTTACCCAACAAACTTGGGTATTCCTTCTGTATTTTAAAGTGACACCCGGTCATTCTTAATTCTTTTACGATTAATTGCTACAGTCTACTGTGACTGTATTCTCTGTATTCTGCGAGAAACCTGATTGTGTTCTCGCTTACCTAGAATGATACACTCGCAGTCATTCCATGGTTGCGGTGCTATTTGGAACCTTATGTCGCGTTCCATTTAACCTACAATATGGTGCTCCGAGAGTCCATATTAACCATATGATTCCACGTCAGTCTGTTGGGCCCATGCAGTCTACGTGTATCATCTGAATTACTTTCTACTCCAAATTCAAGGAGTATCTGCTAAAGATAGCAACCCTATTCTCGAATATAGAATAGTATGCGCTGTTATAAAATCTGCACAAGCGGTGCAGTACTCACCGGTTCTGATAAGAAACATGAGTCTATGTTCTGACTGAAACTATCATCACTACCTTTATTTACTGTGAGGATGATAGTGAACATTGCGTGTGCAAACTACAAATCTGTGAATTACGAATGTTGTACTCTTAGATTATGGGGGAATGTGAATAGATTGCTGTTCTAATCCAAGAGTACTTGATTACACAGTTGCCCTTACAAAATGTGTAAGAGTAAAATGAACGACTATTAGATTAAGAGCAGGAGTATTGAACATTGGAAATATCAAATGATCTAATCTAATAGTAATGTTGAATTGATTCATCGTTAGATATGATTATGTCTACAGTGTGCCGTACACACAAATAACCTCATTCTTATATCTACATTATACCATACTAACATCGTTATCGGATATAATGTTGATCTCGATAATCACAACACAATGTGGGTATCCTacccaacaacaatatgaCCATCACGTAAGTGATGGAATACTACTCCTGGATGAAATTTAACAGGAAATTTAAGAAATAATCACTAGTGATCAAGATGCTCCAAatggaatctgaaaattaGGAATATACATCACGAAGATTATTACCAGTCTATCAGGAAGTGCAAAGAGTGGAAGTTCACAAATACTTTCAAAACAGATGCTACTGATTTGAACTAAGAGCTGGATCAGATGCAAACTTCAATAACCATTAGATTATGGGGGAatgttgagattggaaatCTAGAGTAATCCAATAGATTGAAGTTTAGTTATATAACAAGAAACTGAGCGTGCaagaaataatatttcagattagAAGCATTATTCAGAAACGCacaggttgcaaattaaGCCGCACTGATGTGCAGGCAACTCTGAGGTAtaaaagaaagctgaaatcctcaaagtcttgaaaaagtttatACGTTTATAATTAATCAATTTACGATTCATTTGATGGAGGTTATTCTAGAGATGCAGAGAATAACATATTGAACGACTGTAGGATACGCTGTATCCATATAGACAAGTTGCGCGCCTTGTTTAAACAGTTGTatcaagataaagaagaagacagacaaATTACAACATGGATAGGCAATCAAGAGGTCTACATAAACTAGAGTCCAtcatatcaacaattcacaTCTCAAAAGCTAGTTGCATTCCTGATAGTTGGATTAAGTGTTGGAAGGTTCCTGGAGTTAGTCCTTTTGTAAACATGTCTGCAACGTTGTCagcagatttgatttggcgaagtttgacaatattgtctatgattttgtcaCGGATGAAATGATAGCGAATATCTATGTGTTTCGTACGTTCGTGGTGTACAGGATGTTCGCTGAGTTTGATACATGAGGTGTTATCTTCCCAAATCATTATTGGTAGTGATATTGGGATGTGaagttctctgaagaatgtGATTAGCCAGATAACTTCTTTTATAACGGTTGCGAGGGCCATGTACTCAGCTTCAGTGGTTGACAATGCTGTGGtggtttgtttcttggatttccaagagattAGGCTTCCCCCATACTTGATGGCATACCCACTGATTGATTTCCTGTCACTGCTATCACTTCCCCAGTCTGAGTCAACAAACACTTGTACATCGTTTATGTTTGTGTAGTGCTGACCGAGTTTCTGTGTTCCCTTTAGATAGCGGAGAACATGTTTGGCGGCAGTTAGAGTTACCTCTGTTGGTTCGTTGAAGTACCGACTTAacattccaacaatatacGCAATATCACCTCGTATGGTATTGCTAGCATAAAGAAGCTTTCCTACTATGCTTCTGTAAATTGTTGCATCGCAGggtttggatttctggTTTAGATGCTGTCCCTGAATAATAGGACTTTTCACGCTGttgagctcttcaagatttagTTCCTCCaacgttttcttgatgtagtcagaaagatttgCTGTGATCCCATCAGGGCCCTGTTCTATGTTGATTCCTAGGAATTTGCGTGCCAATCCAAGatccttcatcttgaacttgttcaggagaagtttcttggcttcgtagatttcattttctcgagGACTCGCAATAAGTAGGTCATCAACGTAAAGGCCAAGAATCacattatttcttctgtagatccCGAACTCGGATTTCGATCGAATAAAGCCgttattctccaagaatttaTTGATAGTCGAGTTCCAGATCAATGGAGCTTGTTTTAGACCATATagtgatttgttcaacttacAAACCATATGTGGGAATTGCTCATCTATGAAACCTTTGGGCTGCTTAATGTAGAGTTCTGTATCAATCTTCCCATTTAGGAAGGCCGTCGAGACGTCCATCTGatgaatcttcatcttatGGACAGCCGCAATGGCTAGTAGAAGTTTGATACTTTCACTCCTGATCACAGGCGcaaaggtttcttcatagtcAATTCCATGTTTTTGTCTAAAACCTAGAGCAACTAGTCTGGCTTTGTAAgttccatcatctttgatGGTATAGACCCACTTCATTCCTAGGGCTCGTTTCCCCTTAGGAAGCTCAGCAAGAGTCCACGTAGAGTTTTCCATTTGAGCACcaaattccttgttcaTAGCTTCAATCCATCGTTCTCGTTGAGGACTGTTAGTGGCTTCCTCATAGGTGCGTGGCACTTGTGGAGTCATTATGGTGACCATAAATGCACTGCTACCCATAATGAGAGGTTGGCCATGTGTTTCAGTATAGTCGAGATCGTTGGGattgtctgcttctgaaaacgaTTCACTATCGGTGGTGATGtactcaatttgttgtctctgtggatagttgatcaaattttgattgttctgttgtctctgtgaCCGTGTTGGAACAAGTATTGGTCTGTGTGCCCTCTTGAGTGTTTGTGGATGTGTTCCATCACGCGACGGAACCGGGGTGAGTTTATGCTTAACCCCATTCACCGGAGGAGGACGCgatacaacaagatgagttagtttgttgttggccTCAGAATTCAGAGGGACCAAGGCACGGTCAGACAGCGATAGGATGAGTTCCATCCCCCCTGAAGCAGGCAACTCAATGAGACGAGTAGGAGAAAGACCCGGAGGGAGGAGGAATTGCTGAGAACGAGATTGAAGTGGGGGAGAAGCAGGAAGCTCAACAATAGGAGAGGATTGAGGAGAGTCGGATTGAACGACCCTAGGCAGTGGttgaggaggaggtggaggtgTAGAGGACACCACAGTCTGCGTAGTAGGAGTATGACGAGTAGGCGGCAGAGAATAATTGGCGGAGGTGTCCTCCATGTCCGTATTAGAAGTAGGACGAATAAGCGAAAGGGGATCCATGTCGGAGGCATCCTCCATTTCCGAGTCGTGATAAGAAGAGAGGTCATCCGAATCCATCACCACGATGTCCATATAGGTGGACGgatctggatattcttcctGATCCAGCAGAACATCCATAGAGGAGCGCGTGGAGATTAAAGGTGACGAACGTGGATGAGTGCCATATTGCTCAGGAGCATCGAAGAATTCCTGATCAGAGACCACTTCCATGTCATAGCCATCTTCAGACATAGGTTCAGGCTCAGTATCCGTAGAAACAATTTCCATGGGTATGGCCGATGAAGATCCAGGGATAGGGGATGGAGCCTTAACCGCAGGATGAGGAAGACCGAGAGGAGCAGTAGGAGCAGATAGTATATTGCgaggaacaggaagaaggGAGGGTACTGTACGAGGTGCTGGAAGTGAAGGTACCGTACGAGGTGCTGGAAGAGATGGCACCttacgagttgaaggaagggAGGGTACCTTACGAGGAGCAGGAAGGGATGGTACCTTACGAGGAGCAGGAAGGGATGGTACCGTACGAGGAGCAGTAAGAGTTGGTACCTCACGAGAAGCAGGAGCTGTATAGGAGTCGTCAGACAGCTCGTAGGAGTCAGAGGGAGGCAGATCAGACCTCTGAGCCAGAACAACGGCACGGGATGGTGCAGTTAGAGCCgcagaagtagaaggtaccagagtatcagaaggtaccggagcagaagaaggtaccggagcagaagaaggtaccggagcagaagaaggtaccggagcagaagaaggtaccggagtAGAAGCAGGAGCCGGAGTAGGAGAAGGTAccagaataggagaaggCACCGGCGTAGGAGTCGACGGAGGCTGCGACAGAGGAGTAGTAGATGCAGCAGGAGAGACCGGTGCCGAAGCAGACGACAGAGCTGCAGATGAACCTGGCGATTGAGAAACAGTACTGCCAGATGGCGTGGATGGAGGCGAGGGAGATGGGGCCAGAGACACACGAGGACCCTGAGTGAGGCCTGGAGCAGGTGccagaatagaaggaaaactgccaccaccactaccaccaccaccaatggagGTAGCCGACACGACAGTAGACGTCAGAGGTCTTgcaaaaggaaagacattttcctgGAACCGAACATGAGAAGAGGTAATCACTTGTCTGGTAGCGAGATcataaacaagatgagcTTTCCGAAACGGAtcagatccaagataaaCACCCTTGATTGCACGAGCgaccaacttcagttgACGGTGATTGGGTGGAACATTCACAAAGGCAGCACACCCAAACACTTTAAGTTGAGATAAGATAGGCCTCGCGCCATGccagagttcaaatggcgagcgattttggagaacaggTGTTGGTAGCCTGTTTAGGAGAAATGCAGCATGTTGGAGTGCATGCGGGAAGAGGGGCGAAGGAAGAGAGCTCGCAGTGATCATGGTACGCGTTTTATCAAGAACGGAGCGAATCGCTCTTTCAGCACGTCCATTTTGGTGTGAGTTACCAGGCACAGTAAGCTGGGTCTGGATACCTTCTGCcgcaaagaatgaagtaagCGTCAGATTGACAAACTCACCGCCATTGTCAGATCGAAAATTACAGACACGGTAGCCACCAcgactggagaagtggttTGTCCATGCCTTAATAACTTTGATAATAAAGTCCGCAGCatccgatttcttgagGAGAGGGCCAACAGCCTTGAAGCGAGTAAagtcgtcaagaagaatacaaaaataaaacaacgAGGAGGGACCACCGGCATGAGGACCGGACAAAtcacagtgaagaagttgcaaggGAGCAGATGTGACTGGGCCAGTGGTCGTTTTGGGAATCACCCGAGTGCTCTTGGAGCTAAGACATGCTTCACATGAAATCGAGTCGTGAACGGCCGTGCGAGGCATGTTCGGATATTTCAAGGCCAGACGAACGACAGTAGGAGAAGGGTGGCCAAGGCGAGCATGAACAAGAGCAGAGGCAGAAATAGGTGCCACACCAGGGTCCGCAGCAGGAGCGGGGGCCGAGTAGGCAGAGTGGTTAGCCCGCGAGACAGTCGAGGGGCGGACAATTTCGAGACACAGCAAGTAAAGATTTCTCAGGTCTCTGGTAGCAAGTTGGCCATACTTAGGGTGAACAATGTCATCATGAGAGATAACAAGTTTGTCGCCCGTAGTAGTTACAGCcaggatggaaagaagattctgagtaCAGTCAGGAACGTAAAGAACATTGAACACCCGAATCTTCTGACCATGGAGATCAAACACAAGAGTACCACGACCGGCAATCGAGAGAGGCTCGTGACCGGCGTTCAtgacagaaccagagtGAGGAATGATGTCATGAAAGAGACTTCTATCGTTACAAATGTGGGTAGAAGCAcctgaatcaaaaataaagctggcagaggaagaagaagccaagaggGCATAGTGGGTGTAGTGGGCGAGATGGGCATAGTAAGCACCGGGCTGGTCAAAACCAAAGGTCAGAGCATCATCAGCGAGAGCATAATGAGCAGCAGGCTTTGGACGAGAGCCGTGCTTCCTGCGGTGCTTCCCTGGACCGCCAGGACCAAAACGAGAAGCCATACGAGGAACTTCACCCTCACGATAAGGAGCAGGGCAGTTCTTGGCCATGTGACCACACCCATAACAGTTGTAGCAATCAAGCTGCCAAATCAGATCCGTACCTTtagccttgatcaagttcctGGTGACAGGaccagaaggagaagaCAAGGAGGTAAGGGCATAAGCAGATTGAGACGAGGACAGGACCAGCAAGGCGGAGGACGTGGCAGGAGGAGAAAGTTCATCATGAtaagcaaagaaattgagaacttcgTCCGCAGTCACCGTGGGAGTCAGGCGAActtgagaaaagaatagatcTCTCACCTTGGAGTTTCCCGTACCataaaggaagaggagCGCTTTCATGGAGTCGTTATCGTACTTCGTCATAAACGcagtcaacttttcagcaatcaaGAACCCAGCTTCAGTCGTAATGGTCGGATCAGCAAGACGACCAAATAAGTACTTGAGATAGCCGACCGCATCCCTAGAGCTGGCGATCGCATACTTGGTTTCGACagctttccaagtttcgACACCCAGAGAGTAGTGCGTGAACAATGACTGAACGTCAGGCTTCATACACTTGAGGATAAGCTCACGGAGCTTGTGGCTCAACGCCTGCTGGTCCGTAAAGGTGATGGAAAGttctttttctgaaagATAAGCAGCAATCTCTGTAGCCAAGACGCAGCTACTGAACATACCAGTCATCCAGTCTTtccattccagaaagttcTCACGGCctctgagaagaagagtatcaatGACCATGAGGCCGGAATTTAATtggctcataacctgttgaactgtttgctttggaagctcagtagattgaatcggattattcataatgtaggacagtatattgattaacttatttaagatagataatttccatatagaagaagaaaagttatagaaagttagaaaggagaagggggagtaagacccccttatatagatgccaaatacaatcacaggctgaccCCTCATCAGGaggaaatgaaacgacatgaccagaatttcaggttagtcggacataattgattctcattggtagatgttatcttatcacattactgtgcacaattatgtctgaatggctgcaaatcctgcattcataaagtttacgcattggattaaaaatagaatatagaatatgcttttaggtttgatatcagcatattcaacagaaCATACCAGTCATCCAGTCTTtccattccagaaagttcTCACGGCctctgagaagaagagtatcaatGACCATGAGGCCAGAATTTAATtggctcataacctgttgaactgtttgctttggaagctcagtagattgaatcggattattcataatgtaggacagtatattgattaacttatttaagatagataatttccatatagaagaagaaaagttatagaaagttagaaaggagaagggggagtaagacccccttatatagatgccaaatacaatcacaggctgaccCCTCATCAGGaggaaatgaaacgacatgaccagaatttcaggttagtcggacataattgattctcattggtagatgttatcttatcacattactgtgcacaattatgtctgaatggctgcaaatcctgcattcataaagtttacgcattggattaaaaatagaatatagaatatgcttttaggtttgatatcagcatattcaacataTTCAACACTTGAGAATAAGCTCACGGAGCTTGTGGCTCAACGCCTGCTGGTCCGTAAAGGTGAtggaaagttctttctctgaaagaTAAGCAGCAATCTCTGTAGCCAAGACACAGCTACTGAACATACCAGTCATCCAGTCTTtccattccagaaagttcTCACGGCctctgagaagaagagtatcaatGACCATGAGGCCAGAATTTAATtggctcataacctgttgaactgtttgctttggaagctcagtagattgaatcggattattcataatgtaggacagtatattgattaacttatttaagatagataatttccatatacaagaaaaaaagttatagaaagttagaaaggagaagggggagtaagacccccttaAATAGATTCCAATCGTACCATAGGCCGACGCCACATTAGGATGAAATGAGGCAAGATTAGCAATTTCAGATTAATTAAACATAATCGTTTCTTATTGGTAGATGATATCAACATCTTTATGTGTGGCACAATTATGTctaaatggctgcaaatcctgcacTTGTAAAGTTAacgcattggattaaaaatagTATAGAATATGCCtttaggtttgatatcagcatattcaacaacttctacCACTGAAGCCGAATATATCGCACTAGCAGAAGCCGTGAAAGAAGTGCTTTGGTTGAGAACCCTATTTGGTGAACTACAGATACCACTAACAATAGGAATTCGTGAGGATAATGTATCCTGTATAAAACTAAGTGAACATCCAACCGTTCATCTGAGGACTAAGCATATCGACATAAGATACCATTTCTATTGAAAtgtgaattgttgatatgaTGGACTCTAGTTTATGTAGACCTCTTGATTGCCTATCCATGTTGTAATttgtctgtcttcttctttatcttgatACAACTGTTTAAACAAGGCGCGCAACTTGTCTATATGGATACAGCGTATCCTacagttgttcaatatgtTATTCTCTACATCTCTAGAATAACCTCCCTCAAATGAATCGTAAATTGATTAATTATAAACGTataaactttttcaagactttgaggatttcagctttcttttaTACCTCAGAGTTGCCTGCACATCAGTGCGGCttaatttgcaacctgtGCGTTTCTGAATAATGCTTctaatctgaaatattatttcttGCATTCGCAGTTTCTTGCACGCTCAGTTTCTTGTTATATAACTAAACTTCAATCTATTGGATTACTCTAGatttccaatctcaacaCTGTTGGCCctattctcaagaaatcggatGCTGCggacttcattatcaaagttATTAAGGCATGGACAaaccacttctccagtcgTGGTGGCTACCGTGTCTGTAACTTTCgttctgacaatggaggTGAGTTTGTCAATCTGACGcttacttcattctttgcgGCAGAAGGGATCCAGACCCAGCTCACTGTGCCTGGTAACTCACACCAAAATGGACGTGCTGAAAGAGCGATTCGCtccgttcttgacaaaacGCGTACCATGATCACTGCGTGTTCTCTTCCTTCGCCGCTCTTCCCGCATGCACTCCAACATGCTGCATTTCTCCTAAACCGGCTACCAACAcctgttctccaaaatcgctcgccatttgaactctggCATGGCGCGAGGCCTATCTTATCTCAACTTAAAGTGTTTGGGTGTGCTGCCTTTGTGAATGTTCCACCTAATCACCGTcaactgaagttggtcGCTCGTGCAATCAAGGGTGtttatcttggatctgaTCCGTTTCGGAAGgctcatcttgtttatgATCTCGCTACCAGACAAGTGATTACCTCTTCTCATGTTCGGTTCcaggaaaatgtctttccttttgcAAGACCTCTGACGTCAACTGTCGTGTCGGCTACctccattggtggtggaggtagtggtggtggaagttttccttctattctggCACCCGCTCCAGGCCTCACTCAGGGTCCTCATGTATCTCTGGCCCCATCTCCCTCACCTCCATCCACGCCATCTGGCAGTACTGTTGCTCAATCGCCAGGTTCATCTGCAGCTCTGTCGTCTGCTTCGGCACCGGTCTCTCCTGCTGCATCTACTACTCATCTGTCGCAGCCTCCGTCGACTCCTACACCGGTGccttctcctattctggtgccttctcctattctggTACCTTCTCCTACTCCGGCGCCTgcttctgctccggtatcttcttctgctccggtaccCTCTACTTCGGCGGTCCAAACTGCTCCTTCCCGTGCCGTTGTTCCGGTTCAGAGGTCCGATCTGCCTCCCTATGATCCCTACGAGCTGTCTGACGACTCCTACACAGCTCCTGCTTCTCGTGAGGTACCATCCATTCCTGCTCCTCGTAAGGTACCATCCCTTCCTGCTCCTCGTCAGGTACCATcccttccttcaactcgtaaGGTGccatctcttccttctACTCGTACGGTACCTTCACTTCCAGCACCTCGTCCAGTACCCTTACTTGCTACTGTTCCTCTCGGTCTTCCTCATCCTGTGGTTGAACCTGCACCCACTATCCCTGGATCCTCATCGGCCATACCCATGGAAATAGTTTCTACGGATACTGAGCCTGAACCTATGTCTGAAGATGGCTATGACATGGAAGTGGTCTCTGATCAGGAATTCTTCGATGCTCCTGAGCAATACGGTACTCATCCACGTTCGTCACCTCTGATCTCCACACGCTCCTCTATGGATGTTCTGCTGGATCaggaagaatatccagatcGTCAACCTATATGGACATCGTGGTGATGGATTCGGATgacctttcttcttatcacGACTCGGAAATGGAGGATGCCTCCGACATGGATTCCCTTCCGCTTATTCGTCCTACTTCTaatatggaaatggaggaCGCCTCCGACACGGTGTCCTCCACTCCTCACCTCCTCCTCTACCCCTGTCTCAGACATTTCATCGTTCATAGCTTCTATCCATGTCCCAGTATCTTGGCTTCCGACAGCTTCGCTATAGCTACTGGGAGTCTTGGGGCTACCTAAAACACTTGTAGTAGCAGTGAACGCATGCTTTGAATTTCCAcatttcttcgtctgacATCTGGtaatcttcatcatttggATCATCATTTAAAGACTCCGGAGAACCTCCTTCGTAGTCACTTAtgtattcaattctaaCCCTCTTGTGAGCCACAGCATCGTCATAAGAGGGAACTGTTGTAAATTTATGTTTAGTGACTTTGCTCACTAAGCATAAACTTACTTTTTCCTGATTCCTTATTGGTGTATCATAAGTTCTTCCCGATGCATGTGTTGAATATGCTAATATTGAACCTAAAGGCATATTCTATATGTTCaatccaatgcgtaaaTTTTATAAgtgcaggatttgcagccatttagACATAATAGTCGCCACACATTAAGATGATAAGTTAACATTTACCAATGAGAAACAATTAAGATCAACTAATCTGAAATTCTGCTGATCTAGTTTCATTTGATCCTGATGTGGGTCAGCCTGTGTTGGATTGGAATCTATTTAAGTGGTCTTACTTCCCCTTCTCTTTTCtaattttcttcaacttttcttcttatatATGGAAAATATCTAACCTAAATAGTTATAATAAATTATGTTCACATGAGTTTAGACAATCTCATTCAATCTACggagcttccaaagcaaacaatTCAACACAACGAAGTCACAGTGAAACTACAGTAGGGCGGTGGCAGAAactgttgaatatgctaGTATTGAATCTGAAGGGATGTGGAATTTTTATTCAATGCTTATAAGTGCGGGACTTGCAGACATTCAAACATGATTTTGAAAACATCTTAAGAATAAAAAAATCCACCAATGAGAAGCAGCCATTGCAAAAATCTTCTCATCTCATATAAATGACACAAGCTTGTTTAGTCAGACTGTTTAGATTTGAGATCTATTTAAGGGGATCATGGTATCTCTCTTTTATCTACTCGTATaaatattctttctttttagATATGGAAATTCACTATCGTTAAATAGGTTAGACAATATACTATCTTGACAATGAGAGAGAGACAATCTGT includes these proteins:
- a CDS encoding predicted protein; translated protein: LCRSLRRLLRRCLLLFWYLLLLRLSLLLRYLLSLRYLLSLRYLLSLRYLLSLRYLSILWYLLLSRL